Proteins encoded within one genomic window of Nonomuraea gerenzanensis:
- a CDS encoding sulfite exporter TauE/SafE family protein produces the protein MGGLAVFLGAIVQGGVGFGLGLVAAPVLTMLAPDLMPGMIQVVNLTLPLFTLAVEWRRVDWRGLGFALLGRLPGSAIAAVIVVYVSVYTRGIFVAVMVLIAVALTARALSVPRNGYTITSAGFVSGITGTATGIGGPPIALVYQNAKGPQIRATLAMFFFLSAGQSLVILQLVGELPGQALLVGGVLIVPMVLGFLVSGPLRRYLDGGKVRVAVLTVAALSAVGLIAQNLITAA, from the coding sequence GTGGGTGGCTTGGCGGTTTTCCTCGGCGCCATCGTCCAAGGCGGCGTCGGTTTCGGGCTGGGCCTGGTCGCGGCGCCCGTGCTCACCATGCTGGCCCCCGACCTGATGCCCGGCATGATCCAGGTGGTCAATCTGACGCTCCCGCTGTTCACGCTGGCCGTCGAGTGGCGGCGGGTGGACTGGCGCGGGCTGGGGTTCGCGTTGCTTGGGAGGCTGCCGGGGAGTGCCATAGCCGCAGTCATCGTTGTCTACGTTTCTGTCTACACTCGAGGCATCTTCGTCGCCGTCATGGTGCTGATCGCCGTGGCGCTGACGGCGCGGGCGCTGAGCGTGCCGCGCAACGGGTACACGATCACGTCGGCCGGGTTCGTGTCGGGTATCACCGGCACCGCCACCGGCATCGGCGGGCCGCCCATCGCGCTCGTCTACCAGAACGCCAAGGGGCCCCAGATCAGGGCCACGCTGGCGATGTTCTTCTTTCTGAGCGCGGGCCAGTCGCTGGTGATCCTCCAGCTCGTGGGGGAGCTGCCCGGGCAGGCGTTGCTGGTCGGGGGTGTGCTGATCGTGCCCATGGTGCTCGGGTTCCTGGTGTCGGGGCCGCTGCGGCGCTACCTCGACGGGGGCAAGGTGCGGGTGGCGGTGCTCACGGTGGCGGCGCTGTCCGCCGTGGGTCTGATCGCGCAGAACCTGATCACTGCCGCGTGA
- a CDS encoding type II toxin-antitoxin system PemK/MazF family toxin — MIQGEIWLADLGEPSGREQGYRRPVLVVSNDGFNSATAVKIIVPLTTTDRGWDNHVPVPTEGTGLEKPSWAMVEHVRSVSPQRFRRRVGIAPDEIVREVTDWITDTI, encoded by the coding sequence GTGATCCAGGGCGAGATCTGGCTCGCTGACCTGGGCGAACCATCCGGCCGAGAGCAGGGTTATCGCCGCCCCGTGTTGGTCGTCAGCAACGACGGCTTCAACTCCGCCACCGCAGTCAAGATCATCGTTCCGCTGACCACGACCGATCGGGGATGGGACAATCACGTTCCCGTCCCGACCGAGGGCACGGGTCTGGAGAAGCCGAGCTGGGCGATGGTGGAGCATGTACGCAGCGTGTCTCCACAACGCTTCAGGAGAAGGGTCGGGATCGCTCCTGACGAGATCGTCCGTGAGGTCACGGACTGGATCACCGACACGATTTAG
- a CDS encoding neutral zinc metallopeptidase, whose product MRSSPLLLSTLLTITLLSPQTAHAAAPPFPKKAGKLATTACPEPPLSSGGIPRTREYLDTVVKCLDTSWSAYFARTGTRFEPPAVRYAEEGSVCGVPVADVDAFYCHPAKTLVFPLTGRWIEGRTDLYPFKVAAHEYGHHLQTLTGIRRSYEARYRAEPNARAELRRRFELQADCLAGVFLGSVRGSLARTGADWSALYEAVRASGDDGERRSHGRGAGRVGWFKRGLAATSPAACDTWSAPAAKVS is encoded by the coding sequence GTGCGATCATCCCCCCTCCTCCTCTCCACCCTCCTCACCATCACCCTCCTGTCCCCCCAGACCGCACACGCCGCCGCACCCCCGTTCCCGAAGAAGGCCGGCAAGCTGGCCACGACCGCCTGCCCCGAGCCGCCGCTCAGCTCCGGCGGGATCCCGCGCACCCGCGAGTACCTGGACACGGTCGTGAAGTGCCTGGACACATCGTGGTCCGCGTACTTCGCCCGTACGGGGACGCGCTTCGAGCCGCCGGCCGTGCGGTACGCCGAGGAGGGCAGCGTGTGCGGGGTGCCGGTCGCGGACGTGGACGCCTTCTACTGCCATCCCGCCAAGACCCTGGTGTTCCCGCTGACCGGCCGCTGGATCGAGGGCCGCACCGACCTCTACCCGTTCAAGGTCGCCGCCCACGAGTACGGTCACCACCTGCAGACCCTCACCGGCATCCGCCGCTCCTACGAGGCCCGCTACCGCGCCGAGCCGAACGCCAGGGCCGAGCTGCGGCGCCGGTTCGAGCTGCAGGCCGACTGCCTGGCCGGGGTGTTCCTGGGCAGCGTGCGGGGGTCTCTGGCGCGTACGGGTGCGGACTGGTCCGCCCTGTACGAGGCGGTGCGCGCCAGCGGTGACGACGGTGAGCGGCGCAGTCATGGCAGGGGGGCCGGGCGGGTCGGCTGGTTCAAGCGGGGGCTCGCGGCCACGTCGCCCGCCGCCTGTGACACCTGGTCGGCGCCCGCTGCCAAGGTGTCGTGA
- a CDS encoding DUF6461 domain-containing protein, whose translation MQPIASPLTVEAIAERLGGRAEDLESEPDDDVDEADYEGAFYISHDGASFILYEDNGYQGNRPEVLRRLSDGARALSLFWNVNWTARLTYAAYGTIVTALDPKFPGERWGKTPHVLDTELTVLEAAAEPGEWQAAAMAVVEAVTGVRLDLPDASAPRLLLEETIPDDPRAPSALGGVDPDLDVRLRLAPQPVQTAVIHRVVNAYVAATGLAGEPMVREALDRLVTGGGDARRAGADLTPLLARLMDDRRDEHGAVLAEDHPVSRRFWAARALDEAMPGRTWPDRLDALVNAPTILGDMWPALRAQIKTMIAEGRSSASTCAPQPFE comes from the coding sequence GTGCAGCCGATCGCCTCCCCCTTAACCGTCGAGGCCATCGCCGAGCGACTCGGCGGACGGGCCGAGGACCTGGAGTCAGAGCCCGACGACGATGTGGACGAAGCCGACTACGAAGGGGCCTTCTACATCAGCCACGACGGCGCGTCGTTCATCCTCTACGAGGACAACGGCTACCAGGGCAACCGTCCGGAGGTGTTGCGGCGGCTGAGTGACGGAGCCCGCGCGCTGAGCCTTTTCTGGAACGTCAACTGGACGGCCAGGCTGACATACGCCGCTTACGGCACGATTGTCACCGCATTGGACCCGAAGTTTCCCGGTGAGCGATGGGGTAAGACTCCGCACGTACTCGATACAGAGCTCACGGTTCTGGAGGCGGCAGCCGAACCTGGCGAATGGCAGGCGGCCGCGATGGCCGTCGTCGAAGCCGTCACCGGAGTGAGACTCGACCTGCCTGACGCGAGCGCGCCACGACTGCTCTTGGAGGAGACCATCCCGGATGACCCGCGTGCTCCCAGCGCATTGGGTGGCGTCGATCCCGATCTGGACGTTCGGCTGCGCCTGGCACCCCAGCCCGTACAGACCGCGGTGATCCATCGCGTCGTCAACGCCTACGTCGCGGCAACCGGCCTGGCGGGCGAACCGATGGTCCGGGAGGCGCTCGACCGCCTCGTTACCGGCGGCGGTGATGCAAGGCGAGCAGGGGCCGACCTGACGCCGCTCCTGGCCCGGCTCATGGACGATAGGCGTGACGAGCACGGAGCGGTTCTTGCGGAGGACCATCCTGTTTCGCGCCGCTTCTGGGCGGCCCGGGCTCTGGACGAGGCCATGCCGGGACGCACGTGGCCTGATCGCCTGGATGCGCTCGTCAACGCGCCCACCATCCTCGGCGACATGTGGCCGGCGCTGCGTGCCCAGATCAAGACCATGATCGCCGAAGGGAGGAGCTCAGCGTCCACCTGCGCTCCTCAACCGTTCGAATAG
- a CDS encoding FAD/NAD(P)-binding protein, which yields MHIAIIGGGAAAVGLLDALAVGGTEGAEVTVFEPSAELWRGRPYGPDLGSVLVNAPPAIMSIRGSDSGHYAAWLGPERAAAHLDELLGQPLVPRALYGAYLADTAEAALARLRARGCRTRVVASRVTSVTGAGAGAAADAGGSDGGGAGGGAGGGGGGGGGVRLVLRTGDGQEHLADQVVLCVGGGTPQDHYGLSGAPGYVDDPYPLAGTLDEVRGEADVAVIGSGLTAVDVVVSLAARGHTGRIALVSRTGMLPAVWQRPLGHHRRHLTVDRVEALRREHGTVTLVQLAGLLREELEEVGEDFAAFTQELLSAGSEPPVERLRRQLAAVGDPAIARRVLQEAAHVVGPFAWRLLPEPDRERLRHHARLAIGVASPMVPVNAAVLLRLFDSGQLSIVAGVRKIEAAGYDGSQVRGGGAVGDGGFRVWGDGGILDVDVAVNAVNPSPQAVPGAAEPLVTTLLAGGLAALHPSGGLVPADPRLHVLGDLAGGGSFITSSIPGLAAQAARLAGALTG from the coding sequence GTGCACATCGCGATCATCGGGGGCGGGGCCGCCGCGGTCGGCCTGCTGGACGCGCTGGCCGTGGGCGGGACGGAGGGGGCGGAGGTCACCGTCTTCGAGCCGTCCGCCGAGCTGTGGCGGGGGCGGCCGTACGGGCCCGATCTGGGCAGCGTGCTGGTCAACGCGCCCCCCGCGATCATGTCCATCCGGGGCTCCGACTCCGGGCACTACGCCGCCTGGCTGGGGCCGGAGCGCGCCGCCGCGCACCTGGACGAGCTGCTGGGGCAGCCGCTGGTGCCGCGTGCGCTCTACGGCGCGTACCTGGCCGACACCGCCGAGGCGGCTCTGGCCCGGCTGCGGGCACGAGGCTGCCGGACCCGCGTCGTCGCCTCCCGCGTCACCTCGGTGACCGGCGCCGGCGCCGGTGCTGCTGCCGATGCCGGCGGCAGTGACGGTGGCGGTGCTGGTGGCGGTGCTGGTGGCGGTGGCGGTGGCGGTGGCGGGGTGCGGCTGGTGCTGCGTACCGGGGACGGGCAGGAGCACCTGGCCGACCAGGTCGTGCTGTGCGTCGGTGGGGGAACGCCGCAGGACCACTACGGGCTCAGCGGGGCGCCGGGGTACGTCGATGATCCGTACCCGCTGGCGGGCACGCTCGACGAGGTTCGGGGCGAGGCCGACGTCGCGGTGATCGGCAGCGGGCTGACGGCCGTGGACGTGGTCGTGTCGCTGGCCGCGCGCGGCCACACCGGGCGGATCGCCCTCGTCTCCCGCACCGGCATGCTGCCCGCCGTCTGGCAACGCCCCCTCGGCCACCACCGGCGGCACCTCACCGTCGATCGGGTGGAGGCGCTGCGCCGCGAGCACGGCACGGTCACCCTCGTCCAGCTGGCCGGCTTGCTGCGGGAGGAGCTGGAGGAGGTGGGCGAGGACTTCGCCGCCTTCACCCAGGAGCTGCTGTCCGCGGGGTCCGAGCCGCCCGTCGAGCGGTTGCGGCGGCAACTGGCCGCCGTCGGCGACCCCGCGATCGCGCGGCGGGTGCTGCAGGAGGCCGCGCACGTCGTCGGCCCGTTCGCGTGGCGGCTGCTCCCCGAGCCCGACCGCGAACGGCTGCGCCACCACGCCCGCCTGGCCATCGGCGTGGCCTCGCCGATGGTGCCGGTGAACGCCGCGGTGCTGCTGCGCCTGTTCGACTCGGGGCAGCTCTCGATCGTGGCCGGCGTGCGCAAGATCGAGGCGGCGGGGTATGACGGATCGCAAGTGCGGGGCGGCGGCGCGGTGGGGGACGGCGGGTTCCGGGTGTGGGGTGACGGCGGGATCCTGGACGTGGACGTCGCCGTCAACGCGGTGAACCCCTCGCCCCAGGCCGTGCCCGGCGCGGCCGAGCCGCTGGTCACCACCCTGCTCGCCGGCGGCCTGGCGGCGCTGCACCCGTCGGGCGGGCTGGTCCCCGCCGACCCGCGCCTGCACGTGCTGGGGGACCTGGCAGGAGGCGGGTCGTTCATCACCTCCAGCATCCCGGGCCTCGCCGCCCAGGCCGCCCGCCTCGCCGGTGCGCTGACGGGCTGA